A stretch of Lathyrus oleraceus cultivar Zhongwan6 chromosome 6, CAAS_Psat_ZW6_1.0, whole genome shotgun sequence DNA encodes these proteins:
- the LOC127097683 gene encoding histone-lysine N-methyltransferase, H3 lysine-9 specific SUVH5, whose protein sequence is MNDSKSFGKKHEEWLSTSAHITCQKLSSSSDKTLKEKILKRKNVNKVLEIFRDLSHKLYCEYKSSEVKNLKAKTKALIEAAMSMKVKHQWENTGKRLGHVDGIEVGDRFQYRPELVIIGLHQQFSGGIDYLGKGEYSLATSIVVTQKYANVMKSSGCLVYEGQGSNPKVRTTSVPPCDQKLEGGSLALMNSMNARHPVRVILKVCGKFNGMGEWKNNVSDYSYVYDGLYSVDSMTQDRGQFGKLVFKFVLNKISDQSSASVSSRDVVKETETFSKRKKSKGHVLDKDVVRINDISEGKENFPIRLVTPINCVEKPKPFGYLVKMIYPKMNHSTLLGGECNCENACVDSLKCVCIAKNNGGTIAYGGNKRLVSPMKSSFIYECGPSCACSSSCINRVSQCGIQFQLEIFKTNSKGWGVRTRSFIPSGSFVCELIGELVHQNHGKAVSNLHVDDYIFNIGGGLIDAGKHGNIGRFINHSCCPNLCMKDVMYDHNNKSVAHKVLYALKDIAAGREVSYDYNNWCKGNMKKVLSNICYCDSSECKGYIYK, encoded by the exons ATGAATGATTCAAAATCTTTTGGAAAAAAGCATGAAGAATGGTTATCTACCTCAGCGCACATTACTTGTCAGAAACTTTcatcttcttctgataaaacATTGAAAGAAAAGATTTTGAAACGGAAAAATGTGAACAAAGTCCTAGAAATTTTTAGGGACTTGTCTCACAAGCTCTATTGTGAGTATAAGTCAAGTGAAGTCAAAAATTTGAAAGCAAAAACAAAAGCTTTGATAGAAGCTGCAATGTCTATGAAAGTGAAGCATCAATGGGAAAACACTGGAAAAAGATTAGGGCATGTAGATGGAATTGAAGTTGGTGACCGCTTTCAATACAGGCCTGAACTTGTTATCATTGGTCTCCATCAACAATTCTCCGGCGGTATTGATTATTTGGGTAAAGGTGAGTATTCTTTGGCAACTAGTATTGTTGTAACTCAGAAGTATGCTAATGTTATGAAGTCTAGTGGTTGTTTGGTTTATGAAGGTCAAGGTAGTAACCCTAAGGTACGAACAACATCCGTGCCTCCTTGTGATCAGAAATTGGAAGGGGGAAGTCTTGCTTTGATGAATAGTATGAATGCTAGGCATCCTGTTAGGGTTATATTGAAGGTTTGTGGGAAATTTAATGGGATGGGAGAATGGAAGAATAATGTTTCTGATTATTCGTATGTGTATGATGGGCTGTATTCGGTTGACAGCATGACTCAAGATAGGGGACAATTTGGAAAACTTGTGTTCAAGTTTGTACTTAACAAAATTTCAGACCAATCATCCGCGAGTGTCTCCTCTCGAGATGTTGTTAAGGAAACTGAAACTTTCTCGAAGAGAAAGAAGTCTAAAGGTCATGTTCTCGACAAGGATGTTGTTCGTATCAATGATATTTCAGAGGGGAAAGAAAATTTTCCAATTCGATTGGTGACGCCAATAAATTGTGTGGAGAAACCTAAACCCTTTGGCTACCTAGTCAAAATGATTTATCCAAAGATGAATCATTCAACACTACTAGGTGGTGAATGTAATTGTGAAAATGCATGTGTTGATTCACTTAAATGTGTTTGCATAGCTAAGAATAATGGTGGGACAATAGCATATGGTGGTAACAAAAGACTGGTTTCTCCTATGAAATCGTCCTTTATATACGAGTGTGGACCTTCTTGCGCGTGTTCATCGTCTTGCATCAACCGAGTGAGTCAATGCGGTATTCAGTTCCAACTAGAAATCTTCAAAACAAATTCGAAGGGGTGGGGTGTTAGAACGCGATCTTTCATTCCATCCGGAAGCTTTGTGTGTGAGCTCATTGGAGAGCTTGTTCATCAAAACCATGGAAAAGCTGTATCAAATCTACATGTTGATGATTACATATTTAATATAG GTGGTGGCTTGATTGATGCAGGTAAACATGGAAACATTGGAAGGTTTATAAATCATAGTTGTTGTCCAAACCTATGTATGAAAGATGTTATGTACGATCACAACAATAAGAGTGTAGCACACAAAGTGTTGTATGCTTTAAAGGACATAGCTGCAGGTAGAGAGGTTAGTTATGATTACAACAATTGGTGCAAGGGGAATATGAAGAAGGTTTTGAGTAATATTTGCTACTGTGATTCATCGGAATGCAAGGGATATATTTACAAGTGA